A section of the Hirschia baltica ATCC 49814 genome encodes:
- a CDS encoding aromatic ring-hydroxylating oxygenase subunit alpha → MPKYDAEFFKSLDSSILDVLDGETLPPECYTDPDFYEFEKESLFSKEWLCVGRESWVGEAGDYFTTQIADEPIVVARARDGNLYAMSSVCQHRAMLVAEGHGNTRGFVCPYHHWTYSLKGDLVGAPAMNKTCNFDKKEHSLPKFKVEVWLGFIFVHFDINAEPLAPRLEQVTNAIAGYDLENAEGPRPGDAPHLQWNWKVMFENNNDGYHASRLHQGPLHDFVPSEQASFPKAPKGAAGYLRFNGTTHADASFNPTQKAVLPVFAGLNEEQRNRMTFANIPPTLSLVLTADMVIYMILRPTGAGSLEMDTGVLVAPGAMEDAAFEPKMEMIMNSTHHIIAQDWHVDELVQIGLRSRFAKRGRYSWQESAQQQFNEWLVDRYKSHFFEQAPRIFESEVNSEMVD, encoded by the coding sequence ATGCCTAAGTATGATGCTGAGTTTTTTAAAAGTTTAGATAGCTCCATTCTCGATGTTTTAGATGGAGAGACCCTTCCGCCGGAGTGTTATACTGATCCTGATTTCTATGAGTTCGAAAAAGAATCTTTATTTTCGAAGGAGTGGCTTTGTGTTGGGCGCGAGTCTTGGGTTGGTGAAGCGGGAGATTATTTTACAACTCAGATTGCGGATGAGCCAATTGTTGTTGCGAGAGCTAGGGATGGCAACCTCTACGCTATGAGTTCAGTTTGTCAGCATCGTGCTATGTTGGTCGCTGAAGGGCATGGAAATACACGTGGGTTCGTTTGTCCATACCACCATTGGACCTATTCATTGAAGGGGGATTTGGTTGGAGCTCCGGCTATGAATAAGACGTGTAATTTCGATAAGAAAGAGCACAGTCTTCCCAAGTTCAAGGTTGAAGTCTGGCTTGGTTTTATTTTCGTTCACTTTGACATTAATGCTGAACCTTTAGCGCCGCGACTTGAGCAAGTTACTAATGCTATAGCTGGATATGACCTCGAGAATGCTGAGGGGCCGAGACCGGGAGATGCACCGCATTTGCAATGGAATTGGAAGGTGATGTTCGAAAATAATAATGACGGATATCATGCTAGTCGGCTCCATCAGGGCCCGTTACACGATTTCGTGCCTTCAGAACAAGCCAGTTTTCCAAAAGCACCTAAGGGCGCTGCGGGTTATTTGCGTTTCAATGGTACAACCCATGCTGATGCGAGTTTTAATCCCACTCAGAAGGCTGTGTTGCCTGTGTTTGCTGGTCTTAATGAAGAACAACGCAATCGGATGACATTTGCAAACATCCCGCCAACACTTTCTCTTGTTCTAACCGCTGACATGGTCATATATATGATCTTGCGTCCTACAGGTGCAGGTAGCCTTGAGATGGATACAGGTGTTCTTGTGGCACCGGGTGCAATGGAGGATGCTGCCTTTGAGCCTAAAATGGAGATGATTATGAACTCCACGCACCACATCATCGCTCAAGATTGGCATGTTGATGAATTGGTACAAATCGGGCTTCGATCACGTTTTGCCAAGCGCGGAAGATATTCATGGCAGGAAAGTGCTCAACAACAATTCAATGAATGGTTAGTAGATCGTTATAAAAGTCATTTCTTTGAACAAGCACCAAGAATTTTTGAAAGTGAGGTCAATTCAGAGATGGTTGACTAA